In a genomic window of Meleagris gallopavo isolate NT-WF06-2002-E0010 breed Aviagen turkey brand Nicholas breeding stock chromosome 1, Turkey_5.1, whole genome shotgun sequence:
- the LOC109365659 gene encoding integrin beta-like protein 1 has translation MPFTMQRSGADLNYDHIHSFLLVLLITQLGVITGHGICSCGRCVCQEGWFGKLCQYSRKCNMTEEESRSLCESADGVLCSGKGSCHCGKCICSPQEWYISGDFCECDDRDCDKHDGLICTGAVQANS, from the exons ATGCCCTTTACAATGCAGAGATCTGGAGCTGATCTCAACTATGACCACATTCAcagttttctgcttgttttgctAATAacccaacttggtgtcattaCAGGCCATGGCATCTGTTCATGCGGCCGATGTGTTTGCCAGGAAGGGTGGTTTGGAAAGTTGTGCCAGTATTCAAGGAAGTGCAACATgacagaagaggagagcagaagtCTCTGCGAGTCTGCGGATGGTGTATTATGTTCAGGAAAGG GTTCCTGCCACTGTGGAAAGTGCATCTGTTCACCACAGGAATGGTACATTTCAGGTGATTTTTGTGAATGTGATGACAGAGACTGCGACAAACACGATGGTCTCATTTGCACAGGTGCAGTACAGGCTAACTCTTAA
- the FGF14 gene encoding fibroblast growth factor 14, which translates to LFLPQELFTPECKFKESVFENYYVIYSSMLYRQQESGRAWFLGLNKEGQVMKGNRVKKTKPAAHFLPKPLEVAMYREPSLHDIGETVPKAGVTPSKSTSASAIMNGGKPPVNKSKTT; encoded by the exons CTTTTCCTCCCACAGGAACTTTTTACACCGGAGTGCAAATTCAAGGAgtctgtttttgaaaattattaTGTAATCTACTCATCCATGCTCTACAGACAACAGGAGTCCGGAAGGGCCTGGTTCTTAGGTCTGAACAAGGAAGGGCAGGTCATGAAAGGAAATAGagtcaagaaaacaaaaccagcagctCATTTTCTACCCAAGCCATTGGAAG ttgCCATGTATCGAGAACCATCTTTGCATGATATTGGAGAAACAGTGCCAAAGGCTGGGGTAACTCCAAGTAAAAGCACAAGTGCGTCTGCAATAATGAATGGCGGCAAACCACCAGTTAACAAGAGTAAGACGACATAG